The following proteins come from a genomic window of Pedobacter faecalis:
- a CDS encoding PKD-like family lipoprotein, with the protein MRLKHFFKFSMIVAIMLTFACRKDTQLFKYEQINDIKIKDAVTDFTVAQLDSLIITPTFVETMPAGDSFSYSWTIDSKVIAESKNLRIKVTLSPGTYTMIYKVTSKINGVYTLQRYVITVTGIYPDGWYVVNSKDAKGKVSLIRTDDVIFDNPMEVANNKTYPGKPLGLYNFGKGGFFYYFTDQDVYRFNMNDWLELGDKSSILPNLATPLPFKNAPVFIMNTSKFDQFIVADGGLYAGISGAISDNVKPFSQRIPGDYDLFPGVFPNTYNLTYFYDNAKMRFMRMGIFSRILEVAPKTTTSSFDMADVARKMIAYDRGISTLFEEEIEWYFIMEDNDGRYLMSLTYDAFGNTLPGVNQQMVNSPEIGSANKFATSSILKQLYYTVGNRVYLYDILAKSARLIYTFPMGYIIKDIEMQRSTSKQLVIGVNNGAAGEVYYFSINAQGEFDNSTYAKKYIGFGDIIQIAPARQNL; encoded by the coding sequence ATGCGTTTAAAACATTTTTTTAAGTTTAGTATGATTGTTGCAATTATGCTAACATTTGCCTGCCGTAAAGACACTCAACTGTTTAAATATGAGCAAATCAATGATATAAAAATTAAGGATGCGGTAACAGATTTTACGGTAGCTCAGCTTGATTCGCTGATTATCACGCCAACATTTGTGGAAACAATGCCTGCGGGTGATTCATTTAGCTACAGTTGGACGATTGATTCCAAAGTAATCGCTGAATCCAAAAATTTGCGTATAAAAGTAACCTTAAGTCCGGGTACTTATACAATGATTTATAAAGTGACAAGTAAGATCAATGGTGTTTACACATTACAGCGTTATGTCATTACGGTAACAGGAATTTATCCGGACGGTTGGTATGTAGTCAATAGCAAGGATGCAAAAGGCAAAGTTTCTTTGATCCGGACGGATGATGTGATTTTTGACAATCCTATGGAAGTGGCCAATAATAAAACCTATCCAGGAAAACCGTTGGGCTTATATAATTTTGGGAAAGGTGGTTTCTTTTATTATTTCACTGACCAAGATGTATATCGGTTTAACATGAACGACTGGCTGGAGCTTGGTGATAAAAGTTCTATACTTCCGAATTTGGCCACACCTCTTCCGTTTAAAAATGCACCGGTTTTTATAATGAATACCTCGAAATTTGACCAGTTTATTGTTGCAGATGGTGGCCTGTATGCTGGCATTTCAGGAGCAATTTCAGACAACGTTAAGCCTTTCAGCCAACGCATTCCTGGTGATTATGACTTATTCCCGGGTGTGTTTCCGAACACTTATAACCTGACCTATTTTTATGATAATGCCAAAATGCGCTTTATGCGAATGGGTATTTTCTCAAGAATTCTGGAAGTTGCACCTAAAACAACAACAAGCTCGTTTGATATGGCAGATGTGGCCAGAAAAATGATTGCATATGATCGTGGCATTTCAACGCTATTTGAAGAAGAAATTGAGTGGTATTTCATCATGGAAGATAATGACGGCCGTTATTTAATGTCCTTGACATATGATGCCTTTGGCAACACCCTTCCTGGGGTTAATCAACAAATGGTAAACAGTCCGGAAATTGGTAGTGCAAATAAATTTGCAACTTCCTCCATCTTAAAACAACTTTATTATACTGTTGGTAATAGGGTGTATTTGTACGACATACTTGCAAAATCAGCACGTTTGATTTACACTTTCCCTATGGGTTATATCATCAAGGATATCGAGATGCAGCGAAGCACAAGTAAACAACTGGTGATTGGTGTCAATAATGGCGCAGCGGGTGAAGTTTATTATTTCAGCATCAACGCGCAGGGAGAATTTGACAATAGTACTTATGCTAAGAAGTATATCGGCTTTGGCGATATTATACAAATTGCTCCCGCCAGACAAAACCTGTAG
- a CDS encoding DUF4843 domain-containing protein, which translates to MKYLLYMTMIFSLFSCKKEAVETYQGKDGVSFFAYTYQQLHTTATRSYSFAFQSTIKTRDTMYIPLRITGKLSDQPRTVLLKTAEGTTATAGVDFELKEVTIPPGISIFNYPLVLINSVGMASSVYRIVLEPAETKDFTLGTFGQTPANSVNLGTEENFRYLKIDVSSMYIRPAYWDILDADFGEFSAEKYKFMVKVLGITDFSYENIGFDGFMNFPVTLRNALAAYEAANGPLLDENKNPISFP; encoded by the coding sequence ATGAAATACTTATTATATATGACGATGATCTTCTCCCTTTTTTCTTGTAAGAAAGAAGCGGTAGAAACTTATCAGGGAAAAGATGGCGTTAGCTTTTTTGCTTACACCTATCAACAATTACATACCACAGCGACGAGAAGTTACTCTTTTGCATTTCAAAGCACCATAAAAACAAGGGATACGATGTATATACCCTTGAGGATTACCGGAAAGCTGTCTGATCAGCCACGTACCGTATTGCTAAAAACAGCTGAAGGAACAACAGCAACTGCGGGGGTGGATTTTGAGCTAAAAGAAGTGACCATCCCACCTGGAATCTCCATATTTAATTATCCTCTTGTGCTGATCAACTCTGTAGGAATGGCAAGCAGTGTTTATCGAATCGTGTTGGAGCCAGCAGAAACCAAAGACTTTACTTTAGGCACTTTTGGCCAGACACCTGCCAATTCAGTTAACTTGGGCACGGAGGAAAACTTTAGATATCTGAAGATAGATGTATCCAGTATGTACATCAGACCTGCTTATTGGGATATTCTTGATGCAGATTTTGGAGAATTTAGTGCTGAAAAGTACAAGTTCATGGTTAAGGTGCTGGGTATAACAGATTTCTCTTATGAGAATATCGGGTTTGATGGTTTTATGAACTTCCCCGTGACGCTGCGAAATGCACTGGCCGCTTATGAAGCTGCAAATGGTCCACTATTAGATGAGAATAAGAACCCGATTTCTTTCCCTTAA
- a CDS encoding RagB/SusD family nutrient uptake outer membrane protein, translating to MKRITLIIGILTIAAMFSSCKKFLEVQPKTNLSEEQLFTSEVGFQQALSGVYGQLASNNLYGDNLSMGFVSALAQNYSTLNANADVSLQQTQVLNYTSTEVAGYTGAIWSASYSAIAAANKIIANTETNRSVLSNIAYAQLRGEALALRAFVHFDLLRMFGPEYTSGANLKAVPYKKEVNENANPPATTADVVKFALVDLKEAADLLLPVDPIVTSDLRSRRNKLNYYGIKALEARIKLYSGDKAGAAAAANVVINSGKYTFVTQAAAGAVSTGLLVRDRLYFNEQVFMIRVRDILPTVQRYFRFRGAVGQTLTRTTANFNTLYETTSGGGTDFRYLYRLEQDGGSLFPSKFWQASTATTTITDNLLDQYVPGIRLAEMYYILAETAETPAVGVGYLNMVRQNRGLSNLATTITTTALTAAITKEYQKEFYAEGQLFFYYKRTKTLRMQFRNIDMAPEQYVLPIPDAELQFNPNYAN from the coding sequence ATGAAAAGAATAACATTAATTATAGGAATTCTGACAATTGCTGCGATGTTTTCCAGTTGTAAAAAGTTCCTGGAGGTACAGCCCAAAACAAATTTATCTGAAGAACAATTGTTTACTTCAGAAGTCGGCTTTCAACAGGCTTTATCAGGTGTATATGGCCAGCTGGCCAGTAACAATCTTTACGGAGATAACCTTTCTATGGGTTTTGTATCTGCGCTGGCACAAAATTATTCAACACTCAATGCCAACGCAGACGTTTCACTGCAACAAACACAAGTCTTGAACTATACTTCAACAGAAGTCGCGGGGTATACTGGTGCCATCTGGTCTGCCAGTTACAGTGCAATTGCTGCAGCAAATAAAATAATTGCAAATACCGAGACAAACCGGTCTGTGCTTAGCAATATTGCGTATGCACAACTGCGCGGTGAGGCCTTAGCCTTAAGGGCATTTGTACATTTTGATTTATTACGCATGTTCGGACCTGAATATACTTCGGGTGCCAATTTAAAGGCTGTTCCTTACAAAAAGGAAGTTAATGAAAACGCAAATCCGCCGGCTACAACAGCTGACGTGGTTAAATTTGCCCTGGTAGATCTGAAGGAGGCCGCAGATTTGTTGTTGCCGGTTGATCCGATTGTGACCAGCGATTTGAGAAGCAGACGGAATAAGCTGAATTACTATGGTATAAAAGCACTGGAAGCAAGAATAAAATTATACAGTGGTGATAAAGCAGGTGCTGCTGCGGCTGCAAATGTAGTGATCAACTCTGGTAAATACACCTTTGTGACCCAGGCAGCCGCAGGAGCGGTCAGCACAGGGTTGTTGGTGCGCGATCGTTTATATTTCAACGAACAGGTGTTTATGATCAGGGTTAGGGATATATTGCCGACCGTACAACGTTATTTTAGATTTAGGGGAGCTGTGGGACAAACTCTTACCCGTACCACGGCTAATTTTAATACACTTTATGAAACCACATCAGGCGGCGGGACAGACTTCAGGTACCTATACCGCCTTGAACAGGATGGCGGAAGTTTGTTCCCTTCTAAGTTTTGGCAGGCCTCAACCGCTACAACCACAATTACCGACAATTTACTGGATCAGTATGTGCCTGGTATTCGCCTTGCCGAAATGTATTATATCCTGGCTGAAACTGCAGAGACGCCTGCTGTTGGTGTCGGATATTTGAATATGGTTCGCCAAAACAGGGGTCTTTCCAATCTGGCAACGACTATTACAACTACCGCACTTACAGCTGCGATCACCAAGGAGTACCAGAAGGAATTTTATGCGGAAGGTCAATTGTTCTTTTACTATAAACGGACTAAAACACTAAGAATGCAATTCCGTAATATCGACATGGCGCCAGAGCAGTATGTGCTGCCGATCCCAGATGCTGAGCTTCAATTTAATCCAAATTACGCTAATTAA